The Deltaproteobacteria bacterium genome has a segment encoding these proteins:
- a CDS encoding TVP38/TMEM64 family protein translates to MPPEEKNRVWLKPVILVAVLAAITVAAYQTDFVRFFLDKARLTKFIDSLGAWGFAGFIFLQVVQVVMAPIPGEATGFLGGFLYGPILGTFLSTIGLTIGSFIAFSLSRAFGRPLTDRFVDKSVMGRFDYLLHHKGVFLVFVLFLIPGFPKDLLCYMLGLGHLTTLEFLAIASAGRLLGTTLLTLSGHYLRDKAYGPLFLMAGIAVVIVILTIVYKERLEAMLRRWHEKHPRK, encoded by the coding sequence ATGCCGCCGGAAGAGAAGAATCGCGTCTGGCTTAAACCCGTCATCCTCGTCGCCGTTCTCGCCGCCATCACCGTGGCCGCCTACCAGACGGATTTCGTCCGCTTCTTCCTGGACAAGGCGAGGCTGACGAAGTTCATCGATTCCCTCGGGGCCTGGGGATTCGCGGGCTTCATCTTCCTTCAGGTCGTCCAGGTCGTGATGGCCCCGATACCGGGCGAGGCGACCGGCTTCCTCGGGGGCTTCCTTTACGGGCCGATCCTCGGGACGTTTCTTTCGACGATCGGCCTTACGATCGGATCCTTCATCGCGTTCTCTCTCTCCCGCGCCTTCGGCAGGCCGTTAACGGACCGGTTCGTCGACAAATCGGTCATGGGGCGGTTCGATTACCTTCTCCATCACAAGGGCGTCTTCCTGGTGTTCGTTCTCTTCCTGATCCCCGGGTTTCCGAAAGACCTGCTCTGCTACATGCTGGGGCTCGGCCACCTCACGACCCTCGAGTTCCTGGCGATAGCGAGCGCGGGGCGGCTGCTGGGCACGACGCTTTTGACGCTGAGCGGGCACTACCTGAGGGACAAGGCGTACGGCCCGCTGTTCCTCATGGCGGGGATCGCCGTCGTCATCGTAATCCTCACGATCGTCTACAAGGAGCGGCTGGAGGCGATGCTTCGCCGCTGGCACGAGAAGCACCCCCGGAAGTAA
- the bioD gene encoding dethiobiotin synthase, whose protein sequence is MTGKAGLRLLVTGTDTGVGKTYFACLLGRRLAAEGISVHPLKPVESGCPADMNGELLPSDALSLRDSMAPHLPLASVCAYPLSAPLSPHLAARKQGVRIDLERIRLLANGAAASSDAVLIEGAGGIAVEIGEDYSFADLARDLSLPVLVVAGNRLGVLNHAKLTIRFLRSEGLELFGVVLNDLAADPSPSRDTNEGEIRRIAGDRYLGRVPYGATALPEGIFSRFSDIAFSSPR, encoded by the coding sequence ATGACGGGCAAGGCCGGGCTGCGCCTGCTCGTAACGGGAACGGACACGGGAGTCGGCAAGACTTATTTCGCTTGCCTCCTCGGCAGGCGCCTTGCAGCCGAAGGGATTTCCGTTCATCCGCTGAAGCCGGTCGAATCGGGATGTCCGGCCGACATGAACGGGGAGCTGCTTCCGTCGGACGCCTTGTCGCTTCGTGATTCGATGGCTCCCCACCTGCCCCTTGCGTCGGTATGCGCCTATCCGCTCTCCGCGCCGCTTTCCCCGCATCTTGCCGCGAGAAAGCAGGGCGTGCGGATCGACCTTGAACGTATCCGCCTGTTGGCGAACGGCGCGGCGGCTTCTTCGGATGCGGTGCTGATCGAGGGTGCAGGAGGGATCGCCGTCGAAATCGGCGAGGATTATTCGTTCGCCGACCTCGCGCGGGACCTTTCACTGCCCGTGCTGGTCGTGGCCGGGAACCGCCTCGGAGTGCTGAACCATGCGAAGCTTACGATACGGTTTCTCCGCTCCGAAGGGCTTGAGCTGTTCGGGGTCGTCCTGAACGACCTGGCGGCGGATCCCTCCCCTTCGCGCGATACCAATGAGGGCGAAATCCGCCGGATCGCCGGGGACCGTTACCTTGGAAGGGTCCCGTACGGGGCGACGGCCCTGCCCGAGGGGATTTTCTCCCGTTTTAGCGATATCGCTTTCTCGTCCCCCCGTTAG
- the bioA gene encoding adenosylmethionine--8-amino-7-oxononanoate transaminase: protein MNRTERLRRKDKAAIWHPFTQMADWEKDEPLVIERGEGNYLFDTDGNRYFDGVSSLWVNLFGHCRKEIDDAVRAQLSMLGHSTFLGLTHPPAIDLAEKLVAAAPPGLSRVFYSDNGSTAMEIAIKMAFQYWGQKEGGDGKTVFLTHSEAYHGDTIGSVSAGGIDLFHKIFRPLLFTTRRLPTPHCYRCPYGLSRPSCFMQCADRMEEAVREGRESLAAVIVEPLVQGAAGMLMMPGGYLSRLRTVTRECGVLLIADEVATGFGRTGAMFACDHEAVAPDIMAVAKGLTGGYLPLAATLTTEDIYKGFLGRHEEFRTFFHGHSYTANPLGCAAALATISIFEKEDVLGRVSDLSITMEESLSAVPAHPNVGDVRQKGLMAGIEIVADRVTKERFPSERKIGQKIARKAREKGVIIRPLGDVVVLMPPLSSTEKEIEDLAAAAVWAIRETLSAECVAKVRA from the coding sequence ATGAACCGCACGGAACGGTTAAGGCGTAAGGACAAGGCGGCCATCTGGCATCCGTTTACGCAGATGGCCGACTGGGAAAAGGACGAGCCGCTCGTCATCGAGCGCGGTGAAGGGAACTACCTGTTCGATACCGACGGGAACCGTTACTTCGACGGCGTCTCCTCCCTCTGGGTGAACCTTTTCGGCCATTGCCGCAAGGAAATAGACGACGCCGTCCGGGCGCAGCTATCCATGCTCGGCCACTCCACGTTCCTCGGCCTCACCCATCCGCCGGCGATAGATTTGGCGGAGAAGCTCGTCGCGGCGGCCCCTCCGGGATTGTCACGCGTCTTCTATTCCGACAACGGCTCCACGGCGATGGAGATCGCCATCAAGATGGCGTTCCAGTACTGGGGCCAGAAGGAGGGCGGGGATGGGAAGACCGTATTCCTGACCCATTCCGAAGCCTACCACGGCGACACTATCGGCTCCGTCTCCGCAGGCGGGATCGACCTGTTCCACAAGATATTCAGGCCCCTTCTCTTCACCACGCGCCGGCTGCCGACGCCCCACTGCTACCGGTGCCCGTACGGACTTTCCCGCCCCTCCTGTTTCATGCAGTGCGCCGACAGGATGGAGGAGGCGGTGCGCGAGGGGAGAGAGTCTCTGGCGGCCGTCATCGTGGAACCGCTTGTCCAGGGAGCTGCCGGGATGTTGATGATGCCGGGCGGATACCTCTCCCGCCTGCGGACCGTGACGCGGGAATGCGGCGTCCTCCTCATCGCCGACGAGGTGGCGACCGGGTTCGGGCGGACTGGCGCGATGTTCGCCTGCGACCACGAGGCGGTTGCGCCGGATATCATGGCCGTGGCCAAGGGGCTTACGGGCGGTTATCTTCCCCTTGCGGCGACGCTGACGACGGAAGATATCTACAAGGGGTTTCTCGGGCGGCACGAGGAATTCCGGACGTTCTTCCACGGGCATTCCTACACCGCGAACCCCCTGGGCTGCGCGGCCGCGCTTGCGACCATTTCCATCTTCGAAAAGGAAGATGTGCTCGGGCGGGTTTCCGATCTTTCCATTACGATGGAAGAGTCCCTGTCGGCCGTCCCGGCGCACCCGAACGTGGGGGATGTCCGGCAGAAAGGCCTGATGGCCGGAATCGAGATCGTAGCCGACCGTGTGACGAAGGAAAGATTTCCATCCGAACGGAAGATAGGCCAGAAGATCGCGCGCAAGGCGAGAGAGAAAGGAGTGATAATCCGTCCGCTCGGGGACGTCGTGGTTCTCATGCCCCCCTTGTCGTCCACGGAAAAGGAGATCGAGGATCTTGCAGCCGCCGCCGTGTGGGCGATCCGCGAAACCCTTTCCGCCGAATGCGTGGCGAAGGTTCGCGCCTGA
- the bioF gene encoding 8-amino-7-oxononanoate synthase: protein MTDLSFLSDEIATLKVKGRYRFMRRVSGPQDAEIVIEGARRLNFSSNNYLGLANHPEVVAAFSEHAGKYGVGSGASRLICGHMDVHAELEDAVAKLKGTEAALTFSAGYMANLGIMSTLCCADSTVFSDELNHASIVDGCRLARTRVEVYRHADASHLDDLLKRSNAARKIVVTDGVFSMDGDIAPLPALVEAKDRHGAILVVDDAHATGVLPPAGRGTADHFGLKDRVEVQMGTFSKALGTYGAYIGASRAMVEYFVNKCRPFIFNTGLPPALAGATLASLRLLGKETDIIESLWRNQAAFREEMASRGRAAGSPTAIVPILVGGDTETMEVSKLLFDRGVFVHGIRPPTVPEGTGRLRLTLMATHTREMIATAAARIDEALTEHGIARRPKSDTWRGEWI, encoded by the coding sequence ATGACCGACCTCTCCTTTCTTTCCGATGAGATCGCGACCCTCAAGGTGAAGGGCCGCTACCGGTTCATGCGGCGCGTCTCGGGGCCGCAGGATGCGGAAATAGTAATCGAGGGGGCGCGGCGGCTCAATTTCTCCTCGAACAACTACCTGGGGCTGGCCAACCACCCGGAGGTCGTGGCGGCGTTTTCGGAACATGCAGGGAAGTACGGGGTCGGGTCGGGAGCGTCCCGGCTGATCTGCGGGCACATGGATGTCCACGCGGAGCTTGAGGACGCGGTGGCGAAGCTGAAAGGTACCGAGGCGGCGCTGACGTTCAGCGCGGGGTATATGGCCAACCTCGGGATCATGTCCACGCTCTGCTGCGCCGATTCTACCGTCTTTTCCGATGAACTGAACCATGCCTCGATCGTGGACGGATGCCGGCTGGCGCGCACGCGCGTGGAGGTCTACCGGCACGCCGACGCCTCGCATCTCGATGACCTTCTCAAGCGGTCGAACGCCGCCCGCAAAATCGTCGTGACCGACGGCGTGTTCAGCATGGACGGGGACATCGCCCCCCTCCCCGCGCTCGTGGAAGCGAAGGACCGCCACGGCGCGATCCTCGTCGTGGACGACGCGCACGCTACGGGCGTACTGCCGCCTGCGGGACGGGGTACCGCGGATCACTTCGGCTTGAAAGACCGCGTGGAAGTTCAGATGGGCACCTTCTCCAAGGCGCTGGGGACATACGGCGCGTACATCGGCGCTTCGCGGGCCATGGTCGAATACTTCGTCAACAAGTGCCGCCCCTTCATCTTCAACACGGGGCTTCCTCCCGCGCTTGCAGGGGCTACGCTGGCTTCCCTGCGCCTTCTCGGGAAGGAGACGGATATCATCGAATCCCTCTGGCGCAACCAGGCGGCCTTCCGCGAGGAGATGGCTTCCCGGGGAAGGGCGGCCGGCTCCCCCACTGCGATCGTGCCGATCCTCGTGGGAGGCGACACGGAGACCATGGAGGTGTCGAAGCTGCTGTTCGACCGCGGCGTGTTCGTCCACGGCATACGGCCCCCGACCGTTCCGGAGGGAACCGGGCGTCTAAGGCTGACGCTTATGGCCACTCATACCCGGGAGATGATCGCAACCGCGGCGGCCCGGATAGACGAGGCTTTGACGGAGCACGGAATTGCCCGCCGCCCGAAATCCGACACATGGAGGGGTGAGTGGATATGA
- the bioB gene encoding biotin synthase BioB — MEAFWMRIREEAMAGEGISPADALAVLLLPREAMWRLLDVTESVRRRFKGDGIRLCSIVNAKSGLCSEDCSFCSQSRRSTAEIGKYPLIDEDRIVASAREAKARGAREFSIVASGMAMRSRKELVRVGNAVERIRDEVGVETCVSLGTISAENVAYLLSRGLRSVHHNLETSRSFFPSMCTTHEYEEDVRAVREAKAAGAWVCCGGIFGIGETDEDRVELSMTLRELDVDSIPVNFLNAVPGTPLEGKRDLAPFHCLKIIAMLRLCHPAREIIVCGGREVNLRDLQSLMFAAGATGTMAGNYLTTTGRPAEEDVRMIADLGLTLREP; from the coding sequence ATGGAAGCCTTCTGGATGAGGATTCGGGAGGAGGCGATGGCGGGGGAGGGGATTTCCCCCGCCGACGCGCTCGCGGTCCTGCTTCTGCCGCGGGAAGCGATGTGGCGGCTGCTGGATGTGACGGAATCCGTCCGGCGGCGCTTCAAGGGAGACGGGATACGGCTCTGCTCCATCGTCAACGCGAAATCCGGCCTCTGTTCGGAAGATTGTTCGTTCTGCTCGCAGTCGCGCCGATCGACTGCCGAAATCGGGAAATACCCCCTGATCGACGAAGACAGGATCGTAGCGTCCGCGCGGGAAGCCAAGGCGCGTGGTGCTCGGGAATTTTCCATCGTGGCGTCCGGGATGGCGATGCGGAGCCGGAAGGAACTGGTCCGCGTAGGAAACGCCGTCGAGCGGATCCGTGACGAGGTGGGGGTGGAAACGTGCGTGAGCCTCGGCACGATTTCCGCGGAGAACGTCGCCTATCTTCTCTCTCGCGGCCTGCGCTCTGTCCACCATAACCTGGAGACGTCCCGCAGCTTCTTCCCGTCGATGTGCACGACACATGAGTACGAAGAGGACGTTCGGGCCGTGCGGGAGGCGAAGGCAGCGGGGGCCTGGGTGTGCTGCGGTGGGATCTTCGGCATCGGGGAAACGGACGAGGACAGGGTGGAGCTTTCGATGACGCTGCGCGAGCTCGATGTCGATTCGATCCCGGTCAATTTCCTTAACGCCGTTCCCGGCACGCCGCTCGAAGGCAAGCGGGACCTGGCCCCGTTCCACTGCCTCAAGATCATCGCTATGCTGCGCCTCTGTCATCCGGCGCGGGAAATCATCGTCTGCGGAGGACGCGAAGTGAACCTGCGCGACCTGCAATCGCTCATGTTCGCGGCGGGCGCGACGGGGACGATGGCGGGAAATTACCTCACTACCACGGGACGCCCGGCCGAGGAGGATGTGCGGATGATCGCCGACCTCGGCCTGACGCTGCGGGAGCCATAG
- a CDS encoding HAD-IA family hydrolase — protein MPIAGALSDEAVARDGGARKLTSRRPAMDGRARRPSRGVPREACRARKMKLEAVTMRDAVRLLVFDLDGTLIDSKEDIANSVNHALGEFGYHALPHEKIYSYVGDGATMLIRRAVGDDGNGVLSSVLDAFLSDYRRRLLDTTLPYPGVAESLEEWAGRYDMAVLTNKPLDMTHSILSGLSLDRYFADVIGGDSLDSKKPNPEGLIRIMRRRSSQPGETIMVGDSRNDVLAGRGAGVRSCGVTYGLGAAGFEEHPPDFTIDSFPELFEHIHPKTY, from the coding sequence GTGCCCATCGCGGGGGCGTTGAGCGACGAAGCGGTAGCCAGGGATGGCGGAGCGAGGAAGCTCACGAGCCGCCGCCCGGCCATGGACGGCCGGGCAAGGCGTCCCTCGCGAGGGGTACCCCGCGAGGCGTGCCGAGCCCGGAAAATGAAATTGGAGGCGGTAACGATGAGGGACGCTGTACGGCTGCTGGTGTTCGACCTGGACGGGACGCTTATAGACTCGAAGGAGGACATCGCCAACTCCGTCAACCATGCGCTCGGGGAATTCGGCTATCACGCACTGCCGCACGAAAAAATATATTCATACGTCGGCGACGGGGCGACGATGCTCATACGCAGGGCTGTAGGTGACGACGGCAACGGCGTGCTTTCCTCGGTCCTCGATGCTTTCCTTTCCGATTACCGGCGGCGCCTGCTGGACACGACCCTCCCCTATCCCGGCGTTGCGGAGAGCCTCGAAGAATGGGCGGGGAGATACGATATGGCGGTGCTCACGAACAAACCGCTCGACATGACGCATTCGATCCTCTCGGGCCTGTCTCTCGACCGTTATTTCGCGGATGTCATCGGAGGGGACAGCCTCGATAGCAAGAAGCCGAACCCTGAAGGGCTTATCCGGATCATGAGGAGGCGCAGTTCGCAACCCGGCGAAACGATCATGGTCGGCGACTCCAGGAACGACGTGCTTGCCGGACGGGGGGCGGGTGTCCGGAGCTGCGGCGTTACCTACGGGCTGGGGGCGGCGGGCTTCGAGGAGCACCCCCCGGATTTCACGATCGACAGTTTTCCGGAGCTGTTCGAGCACATCCATCCCAAAACGTACTGA
- a CDS encoding CPBP family intramembrane metalloprotease produces MKKPGALPFTAVLLFLGILLAVRLASRHAPTFAFLPPELLAAILFLYTPVFHYRRGKAPSWLTVADPGKSAKTLFALAAAGVFAYLVFLRLPLPPSVTAYAGMAPSIADLLFREGLLAALPEEVFFRGYLYDAFEEKGWEPIIPSSVLFAVGHLLIFASWYRALTLLPALLLGWSRKSTGNIYVPILLHLLFNLLPYAAGGLRWT; encoded by the coding sequence TTGAAGAAGCCCGGCGCATTACCTTTTACGGCGGTACTTCTGTTCCTCGGCATACTGCTCGCCGTGCGGCTCGCCTCCCGGCACGCGCCAACGTTCGCGTTCCTTCCGCCGGAGCTTCTCGCCGCCATACTGTTTCTGTACACCCCTGTCTTCCACTACCGGCGCGGAAAAGCCCCCTCCTGGCTTACCGTCGCCGACCCCGGGAAAAGCGCGAAGACATTGTTTGCGCTGGCCGCGGCCGGCGTCTTCGCCTACCTGGTGTTCCTGCGTCTTCCGCTCCCCCCTTCCGTGACCGCGTATGCAGGCATGGCTCCTTCCATCGCGGATCTCCTGTTCCGGGAAGGGCTGCTTGCCGCGCTCCCGGAGGAAGTATTCTTCCGCGGATACCTGTACGATGCCTTCGAGGAAAAAGGGTGGGAGCCGATCATCCCGTCCTCAGTCCTGTTCGCTGTCGGGCACCTTCTCATATTCGCTTCGTGGTACCGCGCGCTGACGCTCCTGCCCGCCCTTCTCCTCGGGTGGAGCCGCAAATCCACCGGAAACATATACGTTCCGATCCTGCTCCACCTGCTGTTCAACCTGCTGCCGTACGCAGCCGGAGGCCTGCGATGGACGTGA
- a CDS encoding Crp/Fnr family transcriptional regulator: protein MLAGFPIFADLWQEHLAKLEKMAREMVLKKGAGLFGPGDPTQGFYVVQEGAVRLYRISPQGKEITQEIASPGSAFALASLYSDTYHCFADALKDSRLYLIKKKQFLDLIATDPKFAAEWIRLLSLLVIRLRSRLSDLTLKSPKARIASYILLLSETHDSLSITLPVSRKELATFLGMTHETFYRSTRELVGKGLIRFARQTVEILDRDMLTEIVD, encoded by the coding sequence ATGCTGGCGGGATTCCCGATCTTCGCCGATCTTTGGCAGGAGCATCTCGCGAAATTGGAAAAGATGGCTCGGGAGATGGTTCTGAAAAAAGGGGCGGGGCTATTCGGTCCCGGGGATCCGACCCAGGGGTTTTACGTGGTTCAGGAAGGCGCAGTGCGCCTTTACCGGATCTCTCCCCAAGGCAAGGAAATCACCCAGGAGATCGCGAGCCCGGGGAGCGCCTTTGCCTTGGCCAGTCTCTATTCCGACACCTATCATTGCTTCGCGGACGCCCTGAAAGACAGCCGGCTTTACCTTATAAAAAAGAAGCAGTTCCTGGATCTGATCGCCACGGACCCGAAATTCGCCGCCGAATGGATTCGCCTTCTTTCCCTCCTGGTTATTCGGCTCCGAAGCCGCCTGTCCGATTTGACTCTCAAATCCCCCAAGGCGAGGATCGCCAGCTACATTTTGCTTCTGTCCGAAACTCATGATTCCCTGTCGATTACCCTCCCCGTATCGCGCAAAGAGCTGGCGACCTTCCTGGGCATGACCCATGAGACCTTTTACCGCAGCACAAGGGAACTGGTGGGGAAGGGTCTGATCCGGTTTGCCCGGCAAACCGTCGAAATCCTCGATCGGGACATGCTCACGGAAATAGTGGACTGA
- a CDS encoding TolC family protein translates to MNNQALTLEDCLAAARTGNPVIGASMEKIRELVADYQAARSRLFPRLLLSAFYTVQPSDRFAPGGGVSSTESFQREGFAGVTGKQVVFDGWRTQYNSQAARLDTTAQEQEVRRTADEVDFVVTEAFYRMVEAKENLKVAREALQQRQEFAKLSEAFFKAGKVTRLDSFRAQSRVSEAEQAAVEAENAVRVAGEILTRLLALGEQAQVDIRGRLPQEFKPAADVSALWEEALERNPEIKKLDVEISRSQAAIKAARGGYFPELSIQAAADVRHRDMGGTKPEWLAGFFLEYPFYEGGLTRAQVSRASSRYRRLAEEKRDRLNTLKVDLTRAWRDHENARRGVDAARQTLATNEEAYASAQTLYRHGKAIGLEVLQAQVELTDSRFNIIRYAVAYEIAKARIEQITGPGPAHSHGQNNSGGRK, encoded by the coding sequence ATGAATAACCAGGCCTTGACCCTGGAAGACTGCCTGGCCGCAGCCCGGACGGGTAACCCGGTGATAGGCGCAAGCATGGAAAAAATACGGGAACTAGTGGCCGATTACCAGGCCGCCAGGTCCAGGTTATTTCCCCGGCTCTTGTTGTCGGCCTTCTATACCGTGCAGCCTTCGGACCGGTTTGCCCCGGGAGGGGGAGTATCGAGCACAGAGTCGTTCCAAAGGGAAGGGTTTGCCGGGGTTACCGGCAAGCAGGTCGTTTTCGACGGCTGGAGGACTCAATACAATTCCCAGGCTGCACGACTCGATACCACGGCGCAGGAACAGGAGGTCCGGCGCACAGCCGATGAAGTGGATTTTGTCGTGACCGAAGCCTTCTACCGTATGGTCGAGGCCAAGGAGAACCTAAAGGTGGCCCGGGAGGCGTTGCAGCAGCGGCAGGAGTTCGCCAAACTCAGCGAGGCCTTTTTCAAGGCCGGAAAAGTTACCCGTCTCGATTCCTTCCGTGCCCAATCCCGGGTGTCCGAGGCAGAGCAGGCCGCTGTGGAAGCGGAAAACGCCGTGCGCGTGGCGGGGGAAATACTGACGCGCCTCCTGGCATTGGGAGAACAGGCGCAGGTGGATATCCGGGGGCGGTTGCCCCAGGAGTTCAAGCCGGCAGCCGATGTCTCCGCGCTGTGGGAGGAAGCGTTGGAACGCAATCCTGAAATCAAAAAACTCGACGTGGAAATATCCCGGAGCCAGGCCGCTATCAAGGCGGCACGGGGCGGCTATTTCCCGGAATTGAGCATCCAGGCGGCTGCCGACGTGCGCCATCGTGACATGGGAGGAACCAAGCCGGAATGGCTGGCCGGGTTTTTTTTGGAATATCCCTTTTATGAAGGCGGGCTGACCAGGGCGCAGGTGTCCAGGGCATCGTCCAGGTACCGCCGATTGGCGGAGGAAAAGAGGGACCGGCTCAACACCCTGAAGGTGGACCTGACGCGCGCATGGAGAGACCATGAGAACGCCCGGAGGGGAGTGGATGCGGCCCGCCAAACCTTGGCCACCAACGAGGAAGCATACGCCAGCGCCCAGACCCTGTACCGTCACGGCAAGGCCATAGGCCTGGAAGTGCTTCAGGCCCAGGTGGAATTGACCGACTCCCGGTTCAACATCATCCGATACGCGGTGGCATATGAAATCGCCAAGGCACGGATCGAACAGATCACGGGCCCCGGCCCGGCACATTCTCACGGACAGAATAACAGCGGAGGTCGGAAGTAG
- a CDS encoding efflux RND transporter periplasmic adaptor subunit, whose product MKSPGGMRIIGAIIVILLFVMVGYGLFRHRPSAPVTTVDKSEIQAGVRGPGTVQSRVPVLISARITGILEKLHADQGDRVRKGQLLAELDAVELEARAAAARAAEGRARRELARARADLVKAQANLGLAQSNYRRDQEVYKPGYISQAAFDAAEAQLRVAESEVSSVRAAVEALQAAVGQAESESNAAKALKDYTRILAPMDGLITVRKAEVGTTLVPGSPVFQMVDLNQIWVAAWIDQALAARLREGQPARITLRSGRVFQGKVARINAEGDTLTRELEVDVKFDRLPQPLIMGEEAVVDIDTGHRGN is encoded by the coding sequence GTGAAATCGCCCGGGGGAATGCGGATCATCGGCGCAATCATCGTGATTCTTCTTTTCGTCATGGTCGGCTATGGCCTCTTCCGGCATCGTCCATCGGCGCCCGTAACTACGGTCGATAAATCGGAGATTCAAGCCGGAGTTCGCGGGCCGGGCACGGTGCAATCGAGGGTGCCGGTACTGATAAGCGCCAGGATCACCGGGATTCTGGAGAAACTTCATGCCGATCAAGGAGACCGCGTAAGGAAGGGCCAGTTGTTGGCGGAACTGGATGCCGTGGAGCTGGAGGCCCGCGCAGCGGCGGCCCGTGCCGCGGAAGGCCGCGCTCGTCGCGAGCTGGCGCGCGCCCGGGCGGATCTGGTGAAAGCCCAGGCCAACCTCGGTCTGGCTCAAAGCAATTACCGGCGGGACCAGGAAGTCTATAAACCCGGCTACATCTCCCAGGCGGCCTTTGACGCCGCCGAGGCCCAACTCCGCGTGGCCGAAAGCGAGGTTTCGTCCGTCCGGGCCGCTGTGGAGGCCCTCCAGGCGGCGGTCGGGCAGGCGGAATCGGAATCCAACGCCGCCAAGGCCTTGAAGGACTATACCCGCATCCTGGCACCCATGGACGGCCTCATCACGGTGCGCAAGGCGGAGGTGGGCACAACCCTTGTTCCCGGGAGTCCCGTTTTCCAGATGGTGGACCTGAACCAAATATGGGTTGCCGCCTGGATCGACCAGGCCCTGGCGGCCCGACTGCGGGAGGGCCAGCCGGCCCGTATCACCCTGCGCTCGGGACGGGTGTTCCAGGGAAAGGTGGCCCGGATCAACGCGGAGGGAGACACACTCACCCGGGAACTGGAGGTGGATGTGAAGTTCGACCGATTGCCCCAGCCCCTGATCATGGGAGAAGAAGCTGTGGTGGATATCGACACCGGCCACCGGGGGAACTGA
- a CDS encoding ABC transporter permease — translation MDLAVHDLRLHKGRFIATIIGVGLLFTIVLAMNGLYRGNIYEGLAVIQATAPDLWVVERFRGGPFNEQSTMPEYYYYSVKAVPGVEQAGPFIYYTVERQIGGRSRHFSIIGYDVFGGLGGPRKIYAGRGIQQAHYEMVAHPKLQMGLGDKVPLGLHTYTVVGLTKEAVDANGDPLVYLSLPDAQEVLFQKDNEEIRNQRTRLARGLAHPSSDTHIINAILVKLSPGADVADVARHIEDWLYFSTYTTLQEGQLMLKGRLASMTRQLLLFRVLLMIVSVVIVSLVIYTFTMEKIRSIAVMKLIGAPNKVIVRLVMEQSLLLTIGAFLAALVLVNLTYRFFPRTILLIPGDEAITFIVVLIGGILASILGLWHALKTQPAMALGGQ, via the coding sequence ATGGATCTCGCCGTTCATGACCTGAGGCTGCACAAGGGGCGCTTCATCGCCACCATCATCGGCGTGGGCCTCCTGTTTACCATCGTCCTGGCGATGAACGGCCTTTACAGGGGGAATATCTACGAAGGCCTGGCGGTCATCCAGGCCACAGCCCCCGACCTCTGGGTGGTTGAGCGTTTCCGTGGCGGCCCCTTCAATGAACAGTCGACCATGCCCGAATATTACTATTACAGCGTCAAGGCGGTTCCGGGCGTGGAGCAAGCCGGTCCCTTCATTTATTACACCGTGGAACGGCAAATCGGCGGGCGAAGCCGTCATTTCAGCATCATCGGATATGATGTCTTCGGCGGACTGGGCGGGCCGCGAAAGATTTATGCAGGCAGGGGGATTCAACAAGCCCACTACGAGATGGTGGCACATCCCAAACTGCAAATGGGCCTGGGCGACAAGGTGCCGCTGGGCCTCCATACGTATACGGTGGTGGGGCTTACCAAGGAGGCGGTGGATGCCAACGGCGACCCCCTGGTCTATCTCTCCCTGCCCGACGCCCAGGAAGTTCTGTTTCAGAAAGACAACGAAGAGATCCGCAATCAACGGACGCGCCTTGCCCGCGGCCTTGCCCACCCGAGTTCGGACACCCATATCATCAATGCCATCCTGGTAAAGCTTTCGCCCGGCGCCGACGTGGCCGATGTGGCCCGCCATATCGAAGATTGGCTCTATTTTTCCACCTACACCACCCTGCAAGAGGGTCAATTGATGCTGAAAGGCCGGCTGGCGAGCATGACCAGGCAGCTTCTCCTGTTCAGGGTCCTGCTGATGATCGTTTCCGTGGTGATCGTCTCCCTGGTGATCTACACCTTCACCATGGAAAAGATTCGCTCCATCGCTGTCATGAAGCTCATCGGCGCTCCCAACAAGGTCATAGTCCGCCTGGTGATGGAACAATCCCTGCTTCTCACTATCGGCGCGTTCCTGGCGGCACTGGTTCTCGTCAATCTGACGTATCGCTTTTTCCCCAGGACAATCCTGTTGATCCCGGGCGACGAGGCCATCACGTTCATCGTGGTTTTGATCGGGGGCATCCTGGCCAGCATTTTGGGGCTTTGGCATGCATTGAAGACCCAGCCTGCCATGGCCCTGGGAGGTCAGTGA